In the genome of Timaviella obliquedivisa GSE-PSE-MK23-08B, the window TGATGATGATTTGTTTGGCTACATGGATGCCAAGAAAGGTAAGGACAATAAAGATGCGACAACCAAGCGGCGAGGTGCTTTGGAAGTCAGCCGTGCCATTAGCCTTGATTCTTACTGGGGTGATATAGCGTTTGGATCTAAAGGAGGTGAGAAAAACAATACCTCGATTCACAGTACGGAAGTCCATTGCACAGCTTATCAGTACACTATTGCACTGACTCCAGAGAGTCTGAAAGATCCTAAGCGGGCGATCGCAGCCCTCAATGCAATCTCTGCAGTCCGTCATGTGGGTGGCAACCATTCACGTTTTCTGTTTGATTTCCGTCCTGAATCAATCGCCATTCGCATCACTGAAGATCCTAGCCCTTGGATTATGGATTGCTTCAAGCGGGTTGGGGATGGGGTTGGTTGTACGCGCTTAGTCCGTTTGGTAGAAGTGGGTGATGTAAAAGCTGATGAACTAATTGTGGGTGGTGAAATTTCTGATAACGTCCTCTACCGCGAACAATTAGAAAAACTAGGTGTGAAAGTTTGTCGCGGTGTGAAAGAGGCGATCGCCCTTGCCAAGGACTCTCTAAAATCAGGAGTGAAGGTTTAATGCAGCTCTACTTGGATTGCCCCTGCACAAGCTTTCCTAGAAGCTTTGCACGAGACTTTAAGGAAACCTATCGCTATCCACCACCATCAACAGTTTATGGACTGCTGCTATCGCTCGTAGGCGAAGTGAATATGCTAGCTCATGCAGGGGTGAAGTTGGCGATCGGTATCATTGGTAATGATCCACCAATTTCTCGCATTGTTCGCAAGCAGCGTCATCATAAATTTAGTGTCAAGCATCTAGGAACCTACCCTTCTAGCCAGTTTTCTAAGCCAAATCATCATGAACTTCTAACGGACGTGCAATTTGTTGTACGTATCGATTCGAGTAATGAAGCTGCAACAGTGAAGTTGATAGAGCGAGTGGCGATCGCACTATCGACACCAGAACAAATTACTCGATTTGGGGGACTAAGTTTAGGGGAGTCTTGGGCGATGCTGAACGGAGTGCGACGCTATCGTGAAACAGATGGTATGGTTCGCTGGTTGATGAAGGATCGGCGTGGATTAGTTGGTTTACCCGTTTGGATTAATCGCCAAACAACACAGGGTACGTTTCAGCGATTTTCATTCAACCATGACCTGACTGATGATTGTTGGGTCAGTATTGTTCCACCCATTGAGCCTGAAAAACCTGAAAAGAAGAAAACAAAGACGGAGAGTAAGTAAGAGGCGCGCGCTATTGGGAGAGATCCAGCTAGACTTAGCCGCAGGCAATGAACCCAAATCGACGTTATATTTAGAGCCGCAGGAGAACCTTTGGAGTTTCCTGCGGTCAGCCCACTCACGATATGACCATGGCTTCAACCCCCGTTGTATTTGTCACATCCGATCGCGCGATCGCCCTCCCTCCAGAGATTCAGGCAACCCTGCAACCGGGGGATGAGTACTTGGTGTGGCAGACAGACGACACAATTTTGCTAAAAAAGGTGCAGAAGCCAATGGCGATCGCTGACATTAGAGCCAAGGTAAAAGCTTTAGGCACCGATCCTGAGGAGCCAACATTGGAAGAACTCAGCCAGATCGTTCACGACGTTCATCAGCAAAGCTAAGCTTATGCGCGTCGTCTTGGATACGAATATCTAGTTATCAAGACTGCTGTGGGGTGGAGTCCCTGACCAAATTCTTCAACTCGTGGAACAGGTTGAGATCGAAGCGATCGGCTCAGAGGAAATTCTAGATGAATTGCAAAAAACATTGCAGCGACCTAAGCTGCAAAAACGATTAAAGCAGTTGGAAATAGCTGCTGATTCTGTCATGTTAATTGTCCAGCAAGTGATGACAGTTGTCCGTATTGAGATATTAAAAGTTTCGGGTTTGCGTGACCCTAAAGATGCCATCATCGTCGCCTCAGCCGTTTCAGGTCATGCAGATTTAATTGCTACAGGTGATCAAGATTTATTAGTTTTAAGAAAGTTTTCTAGAATTCAGATTCTATCTCCCAAAGATTTTTTAGCGGAAAAATAGTAATTTTGTACGCGGAAGCTATTTTGCAGGATTAGTCACGCATGGTGGAATCAGTTAACTTTTACTGGAGACACCGTGACCACTATTGAACCATTTAGTTTTTCTACTGTTCACGAATCTGTTCCGACTCTTCGAGTCTCAGCACTTCATGCGTTTGCGTACTGTCCGCGTTTATTTTATCTCGAAGAGGTGGAGGAACTGTACACACAAGATGCTGCGGTATTTGCAGGGCGAAGGCTGCATGTAGATTTGGAGAAAAAAGAGGATGAGGAATGGGAAGATCTATTTTTGGAGAACGCTGAGCTAGGGCTGCGAGGACGAGTGGATGCATTACGATCGCGCGATGGACAAACAATTCCCTATGAGCATAAGCGCGGTCGTTGTCATCGCGATGACAATCAGCAGCCCCAGGCATGGGCAAGCGATCGCCTCCAAATTCTTGCCTATGCGTACTTGATTGAAATGGCGCTGGGCATTCCGGTTCAAGAAGGTCGGATTCGTTATCACGCAGATAATACGATGGTTCATGTGCCGTTGAATGAGGCAGGGAAGGCGGATGTGCGAGAGGCGATCGCGCGTGCAAGAGAACTTAGCTTATCCACTCATCGTCCACCTGTAACCGAGAATGAGCGGATGTGCGCGCGTTGTTCTCTGTCGCCTGTTTGTTTACCAGAGGAGGCTCGGTTAGCTCATGATAAGGAGTGGCAGCCTGTACGATTGTTTCCAGAAGATGACGATCGCTTAATTTTGCATGTGCTGGAACCAGGAACGAGTGTGGGTAAAACGGGGGAGCAAATTAAGATTAAGCGTCGAGATCAACCTGATGAAAAGGTGGCGGCTCGACAGGTCGGACAGGTCGTGCTTCATAGTTATTCGCAGATTTCGACTCAGGCGCTTTATTTTTGTGCATCTCAAGATATTGGGGTGCATTTTGTGTCAGGTGGAGGACGCTATTTAGGAAGTTTGGATCGTCGGCAAGGGAGCATTCAGCGGCGGATTCGGCAGTATGGGGCGTTGAGTAATCCGGAGACTTGTTTAGCTCTAGCACGACGGCTGGTCGTTTGCCGAGGAAAGGGTCAGCGGAAGTTTTTGATGCGGGGGCAGCGGGGAATGGCAGAGATTCCTGAGAAGCTGGTAGAGGCGATCGCTCAGATGAAAGCGGTGCTAAAGCAAGTGACGAGTGCAAAATCTCTGGAGTCCCTGTTGGAATTTGAGGGGAATTTAGCGGCACTGTATTTTGGGGCGCTGCCTGAACTGATTTCTGAACAAGTTGATACGGCACTGCGGTTTAAGCATCGGAATCGCCGTCCACCCAAAGATCGATTTAATGCGCTGTTGAGTTTTGGCTATGCGCTGTTGTTAAAAGATGTCATGAATGCAGTGTTGGTGGTGGGATTGGAGCCTGCCTTGGGCTTTTATCATCAGCCTCGGACGCAAGCGCCGCCGTTGGCGTTGGATTTGATGGAAATTTTTCGGGTGCCGTTGGTTGACTTGCCGATTATGGGTTCGGTGAATCGGGGGCAGTGGGACGTGGATGCGGATTTTACGGTGCGGGGTGAGCAAGTGTGGCTCAGTGACAGTGGGCGACGAAAGTTTGTAAGTTTGTATGAACGCCGCAAGGAGGAAACTTGGAAGCATCCGATGACGGGCTATTCGTTGACATATCGACGCTTGTTGGAATTAGAGGTGCGGTTATTGGAGAAAGAGTGGTCGGGGGAGGGGGGATTGTTTGCGCAGTTGATTTTGCGTTGAGGGGTGAACGAACTGTAATCAGAGGAATTGTTAGCCATGGGAGAGTCTCAGAACTGGTATTTGATTTGCTATGACATTCGCGATCCGAAGCGATGGAGGAAGGCTTATAAACTTTTACAGGGTTATGGAGAATCTGTACAATTGTCGATTTTTCGGTGTCGGTTGACTCAGCGCGATCGGGAGAAGTTGCGATGGGAGTTAGAGCAAATTTTGGAGGTGGAAGATAGTTTGTTGTTAGCAGGGTTATGTCATCGTTGTGTAGAGCGTGTAGAGAAGTGTAATCGTCCCAGTGCCTGGGTGGTCAATGATGTGGGGTATCGATTGGTTTAAGCAGGGATCTGTGGATGAGACAGATGTGAAGGACAGTTGATTCTCATATCCCTTACAGAGGCTAGGGTTGAAGGTTTATTATGGTTGTAGTGGTGCTTGTGTTCCTTAAAACCTCCTGCGAGGAAAGGTTTTTATAGAGTTTGTATGGATGCTTTATCAATTTTCAAGTGGGATTACCCCCGTTATTTCCAAACTGCGATAAGATTCTTGCAGAACCTGCTAGGGAGTATTCTGCCATGGAGGTTTTGATGATCGCCGTGAGCGAACCTTTGATGCCGTAAGGCGTTGAGCACTCGATGCGGTTTCTGGGGTTAAGCCCCTAGAAGTGTGAGCGAACCTTTGATGCCGTAAGGCGTTGAGCACTGTACCCTGGAAATGTAACGGAGTATCGCTTAAAAAGTGAGCGAACCTTTGATGCCGTAAGGCGTTGAGCACAGGAAGATTCTCTCCCAAGGCTCCCTCTCCGCCGAAGTGAGCGAACCTTTGATGCCGTAAGGCGTTGAGCACATGTCACCAGGCTTGAAGGTGTCATAGGTTTTTAGTGAGCGAACCTTTGATGCCGTAAGGCGTTGAGCACGCGAAAGCGGCTCAGGCTGATGCCCAAGAAGAAATGTGAGCGAACCTTTGATGCCGTAAGGCGTTGAGCACAAGCTAGGGAATCAGGGCAAGTATTCCAAGGGGGAGTGAGCGAACCTTTGATGCCGTAAGGCGTTGAGCACATCTCTTGGCAGATAGTTGCGTATCGCGTTTCATTACCGTGAGCGAACCTTTGATGCCGTAAGGCGTTGAGCACTGGCGGGGATCTCAACCCGACGCGGCTGACCTTCAGTGAGCGAACCTTTGATGCCGTAAGGCGTTGAGCACCTTTGAACGGCACCCACATCAATTCGCAAAGCTCCGTGAGCGAACCTTTGATGCCGTAAGGCGTTGAGCACAGGGCGATCGGACAGATGCAGAGCGGTTGGACGATCGCGTGAGCGAACCTTTGATGCCGTAAGGCGTTGAGCACCACGTCGGGGATTTAATCGCGGGTCATCCCGTGACTGGTGAGCGAACCTTTGATGCCGTAAGGCGTTGAGCACTACCCGTCTGTTTCTAATACTTCCATAGAAGAAACGTGAGCGAACCTTTGATGCCGTAAGGCGTTGAGCACCATATTTTGGGCTACGGAATTAATAAGGAGGGCAATCAGTGAGCGAACCTTTGATGCCGTAAGGCGTTGAGCACGTTAAATTCATTGAATACGCCTTTTAACGACGATGAAGTGAGCGAACCTTTGATGCCGTAAGGCGTTGAGCACTGTGTGTAGTATGCTATGTACTAGCCAAAGAAATTTTGTGAGCGAACCTTTGATGCCGTAAGGCGTTGAGCACCCAGGTATTGTATTGGTGTTAAAATAAAACCATGGATCGTGAGCGAACCTTTGATGCCGTAAGGCGTTGAGCACCCTCCCAATGGCTAAAGTGATTGGGAAAAACACCCTCGTGAGCGAACCTTTGATGCCGTAAGGCGTTGAGCACTTATTT includes:
- the cas7i gene encoding type I-B CRISPR-associated protein Cas7/Cst2/DevR; the encoded protein is MSQHLFITVVTPTAVAANNRGEGDGSTLSTLQKITRGSDQYTTVSAEAIRWGLREFFQNSDEAATNRTFNSDTDKYTLKNERFSAKDFIDDDLFGYMDAKKGKDNKDATTKRRGALEVSRAISLDSYWGDIAFGSKGGEKNNTSIHSTEVHCTAYQYTIALTPESLKDPKRAIAALNAISAVRHVGGNHSRFLFDFRPESIAIRITEDPSPWIMDCFKRVGDGVGCTRLVRLVEVGDVKADELIVGGEISDNVLYREQLEKLGVKVCRGVKEAIALAKDSLKSGVKV
- the cas5 gene encoding CRISPR-associated protein Cas5, with the protein product MQLYLDCPCTSFPRSFARDFKETYRYPPPSTVYGLLLSLVGEVNMLAHAGVKLAIGIIGNDPPISRIVRKQRHHKFSVKHLGTYPSSQFSKPNHHELLTDVQFVVRIDSSNEAATVKLIERVAIALSTPEQITRFGGLSLGESWAMLNGVRRYRETDGMVRWLMKDRRGLVGLPVWINRQTTQGTFQRFSFNHDLTDDCWVSIVPPIEPEKPEKKKTKTESK
- a CDS encoding putative toxin-antitoxin system toxin component, PIN family; the encoded protein is MLWGGVPDQILQLVEQVEIEAIGSEEILDELQKTLQRPKLQKRLKQLEIAADSVMLIVQQVMTVVRIEILKVSGLRDPKDAIIVASAVSGHADLIATGDQDLLVLRKFSRIQILSPKDFLAEK
- the cas1 gene encoding type I-MYXAN CRISPR-associated endonuclease Cas1; translated protein: MEPFSFSTVHESVPTLRVSALHAFAYCPRLFYLEEVEELYTQDAAVFAGRRLHVDLEKKEDEEWEDLFLENAELGLRGRVDALRSRDGQTIPYEHKRGRCHRDDNQQPQAWASDRLQILAYAYLIEMALGIPVQEGRIRYHADNTMVHVPLNEAGKADVREAIARARELSLSTHRPPVTENERMCARCSLSPVCLPEEARLAHDKEWQPVRLFPEDDDRLILHVLEPGTSVGKTGEQIKIKRRDQPDEKVAARQVGQVVLHSYSQISTQALYFCASQDIGVHFVSGGGRYLGSLDRRQGSIQRRIRQYGALSNPETCLALARRLVVCRGKGQRKFLMRGQRGMAEIPEKLVEAIAQMKAVLKQVTSAKSLESLLEFEGNLAALYFGALPELISEQVDTALRFKHRNRRPPKDRFNALLSFGYALLLKDVMNAVLVVGLEPALGFYHQPRTQAPPLALDLMEIFRVPLVDLPIMGSVNRGQWDVDADFTVRGEQVWLSDSGRRKFVSLYERRKEETWKHPMTGYSLTYRRLLELEVRLLEKEWSGEGGLFAQLILR
- the cas2 gene encoding CRISPR-associated endonuclease Cas2 translates to MGESQNWYLICYDIRDPKRWRKAYKLLQGYGESVQLSIFRCRLTQRDREKLRWELEQILEVEDSLLLAGLCHRCVERVEKCNRPSAWVVNDVGYRLV